In Methanococcoides sp. LMO-2, the genomic stretch TTTGAGATTGAAGAGTTTCCATATTTCAGGATCAAGGATTTGTTTACAGCTTGACCAACATAAGTGAGTTATTCAGGAAGATTGGCTACGATCTCTGTTTTAAAGGGCAGATACAAAATGTAACGATTAATAAGCTATTTTCTAAATTTATCACAAAAAGGAAAATCATGGCCAATCGGACTTGGCTACCAGCAACAAATATAAGTATGCTAAGATTATTTATGCAACCCTCCAAGCGAACACCCAAAAACGATACAATCCGATGAGCTTTTGAAATGGAATCGAACAACATCTCTCTGAAAAACAAGATCCTTGTTTATGTCATCTTAGGTGCTTTCCTAATTCTATCTGTATCTGCAATAGTTAGTATTTCTACTGTAACTGGTCAACAGGAGGAAATGGCATATCAGCAGTCCATAGAAATAACCAAGAATTATGCAAATTATTTCGATGGAAATGCAAGAAAAAATCAGGCGATCACTACCACGATCTCGACAGCAATGAGCAATTACGATTCAGCTGATAGGGGTGAGGTGAATGATATGCTAAAGGGCATACTTTTGGAGAACCCACAACTGATCGGAGTTTATGTTGCCTATGAGCCCAATGCTTTTGATGGCAGGGATGCTGATTTCATAGGAACTGAAGGACATGACGGGACCGGAAGGTTTCTACCATTCTGGAACACGATAAATGGTCCGATAAGTGTTGAGCCTCTTGAAGATTATGAGACATCAGAATATTACCAGCTTCCAAAGGAACTTCAACAAACTGTGGTCATAGAGCCTTACTTTTACCGCGGGATACTGATGGTGAGCTATGTCTCTCCTATTATGAGAAATGGTGAGTTCGTTGGAATTGGCGGGGTTGATGTATCGCTCGAATATTTTGATGACATCATGTCTAATGTTACTGCTTTTGAGAGCGGTTATACTTTTGTTACAAGTAACAGCGGTATACTGTTGTCCCATCCGGAGCATAAGGAATGGATCGGGACAAAGAAGCTAGATGACTTTGGAGTTGCCGAGATCTCTGAGATGGCAACTGACATCAGAGGTGGAAAAAGAGGATACATTGAAACAACAGACCCTGACACCGGCAGGGAAGTTGTGATGTTCTATGAGCCAATTAATGGAGGTACCTATAGTTTTGTCCTCTGTGCACCCAAAGATGAGATGCTTGCAGGGGTAACGGTCCTGAGGAACAGGCTAATATTCATGTCCCTGTTCTCAATTGTTCTCGTGGGTGGAGTTGCTTATATGGTTGGTCGCTCAACAGACCAGACCATCAAAAAGATGCTGAATGATTTTAGATTGATATCCGATAATGCACTAACCGGAAATTTTGATACAAGGGCCGATACCAACGTACAGGTCGATTTTAAGAAGATCCCTGTAGGTCTCAATCAGATCCTGGATAACATGGGCAAGCTTACAAAGGAAAATGAAAAAGCAATGGATGCCCTGTTGCATGCAAAGATCGAAGCTGAAAATGCAGATCGCACCAAGGCTGATTTCATCTCAAATATGAGCCATGAGTTAAGAACCCCTCTTACTTTGATCATCGGTTTTTCAGATATACTTGACAGTGAACATTACGGCGCTTTGAATGAAGATCAGAAAAAGTATACGTCCAGTGTGCTTAAAAACGCAAATCACCTTTTGGAGCTGATCACTGACCTTCTTGATTTCTCAAACGTTGAGGTCGGGACGATGGAACTTCACATTAAAGATTTCTCTGCAGCCGATACTATCGATGAAATAGAAGCATTGATAATGCCGATTGCATCAGAGAAGGACATCGACATTTCATTTGATATCGATATGGAAGTGCCTGACATGAAAGCTGACGTAATAAAATTCAAGCAGATCCTTTACCACCTCGTAAACAATGCTATTAAGTTCACAGATAACGGAGGATCAGTTATCATTGGCGGTAAAATATCTGATGATTCTGTACATATATCCATTAAGGATACAGGGATTGGCATTTCACCAGAGGATCAGGATAAACTGTTCAAACCTTTCTATCAGGTAGATGCTTCAAGTACCAGAGAGTACGGAGGCACCGGACTTGGCCTTGCACTTGTCAGAAAATTTGTTGAAATGCACGGTGGTGAGGTCTGGGTGGAGAGTGAATTAGGCGAAGGTAGTACGTTCACATTTACAGTTCCAACGGGCCAAATGGCTGATGAGCAGTGAGGAACATATAATCATCACTTCTCCATTTTTCACTTAACATCATTAATCCCACATTTTCCAATTTTATCAATATATGGGTCACACCTTTTATTGTATCAGATTTTACAAAATAGATACAAAAACGGTGTATGTATTAACCAAATCATTTGATCACCCAAAATAGTATTAAACTTAAAGTAAGTAGAATACACCAAACCCCCATTTAAGGAGAATATCAAAAAATGGTCTCAAAGACACTTCCGTTCACAAAGGAACAGATACTGGAGATAAAAGAACAGTACCCAACCCCTTTCCACGTCTATGATGAGAAGGCAATAAGGGAGAACGCAAGGAAGCTCAAGGATGCTTTCAGCATTCTCGAGGGATTCCAGGAATTCTTTGCTGTCAAGGCATTGCCAAACCCTTATATCCTTAAGGTATTGAAGAGTGAAGGCTTCGGTGCAGACTGCAGCTCACTGCCAGAACTGATCCTTTCCGAGAAATCCGGTATCGTTGGTGAGAACATCATGTTCAGTTCCAATGACACCCCTGCAGAGGAGTTCGTAAAGGCAAAAGAGCTCGGTGCCATCATCAACCTTGATGACATCAGTCACATCGAGTTCCTTGAAGAGACCGCAGGACTTCCTGAACTCGTCTGTTTCAGGTTCAACCCTGGTCCATTGAAAGGAGGAAACGTTTTCATCGGAAATCCGGAAGATGCAAAGTATGGATTCACAAAGGAACAGCTCTTTGAAGGATACAGGATGCTCAAAGAGAAAGGTGTCAAGCGCTTCGGACTGCACACAATGGTGGCATCCAACGAACTTGATCCGGAATACTTCGTCGAGACCGCAAAGTTGCTTTTCGAGACAATTGTCGAGATCTCAAAGGAGCTTGATATCCGCTTCGACTTCGTGAACCTCGGTGGCGGTATTGGTATCCCTTACAAACCTGAGGACGAACCGGTCCCATACGATGTTATCGCAAAGGGTGTCAAAGAGCAGTATGATGCAATGATCAAAGCGAACGGTCTTGACCCGCTGAAGATCTACCTCGAGTGTGGCCGAACCATCACAGGTCCTTACGGATACCTTGTGACAGAAGTAAGACACCTCAAGCACATCTACAAGGATTACGTCGGAACCGATGCATGTATGGCAAACCTCATGAGACCAGGCCTCTATGGTGCATACCACCACATAACCGTCCTTGGCAAAGAGGATCAGCCTGCAACAACCAAGTATGATGTCACAGGTTCCCTTTGTGAGAACAACGACAAGTTCGCCATCGACAGGATGCTTCCTGAGGTCGAACGTGGTGACATTCTTGCAATTCACGACACCGGTGCCCATGGTCATGCAATGGGATTCAACTACAACGGAAAGCTTCGCTCTGCTGAACTTCTGTTGAGGGAGGACGGTAGTTTTGTCCGGATAAGAAGGGCGGAGACCATTGAAGATCACTTTGTGACACTCGACCTTGAAGGGCTCGGGGATTTCAGTTAATCAACAGAACTCAGGTTCTGGTAATTACTGGCATATTTGAACGGAAGTATTTGTTCAAAATATGCTCTTCTTTTCTCTTCTTTTCTCTTCTTTTTTCTTTCAAAATACCCTGTAAACAAAACGTTCTGAAGTGAAACTTTTATTAAGTTCAAGCTCTCTCTTTATTATTGATGACTGATAAAGACGAAGAAAAGGATACCTTAATATTCGTGATACAGAAACATCATGCAAAGAACCTTCACTATGACCTGCGCCTGGAAATGGATGGCGTTCTCAAAAGCTGGGCAATACCAAAGGAGCCTCCCACAGTGGAAGGTATCAAGCGTCTTGCAATCCAGGTCAATGACCATGACATCGATTACGCTGATTTCGAAGGTACGATACCTGAAGGCAGCTATGGTGCCGGCAAGGTGGAGATATGGGATCGGGGTACATTTGAGCCCGAGAGTGTCAAAGAAAAGAAGATCGTATTCAGTCTGTCAGGTGAAAAAATGAAAGGTGAGTTCGTCCTTGTAAAGACGAACTTTGGTAAGTACGGGAATGACTGGCTCTTCTTTAAGAAAAAGGAATGAGCTTTTATTTTCCGTCATTCTGAATTTGTGCTTATCGTGTTGGTCTCAGTGTCATCGTACCATCTGTCAGGCAATTTGTAGTTAATAATGGGATCATACTCCTGAGGCAGGTAGAAATTTGTTCCTCTGCCGTCCAATGCTTCTTCAAATGCCGGGTCGATAGCATCCAGCTTGTTCTTCTCAGTTTCTGCAGACACTGATTCACCTACCCTGTAGTGTGCAAATCTCTTGTTGTAGAGCACAGATTTTGATGCAGGGTTGATCTGCAACGCTTTTTCATAGTATCCAATTGCTCCTTCCACATCTCCAAGGACGTTGGCAATGAATCCCATGTTGTACCATGCTGTTATACTGAGAGGCTGTGCCTCGAGTGCTTTTGCATAGTAATCCATTGATGCGACATGACTACTTTTCAGGTATGCAGCAGTTCCTTTGTTGTACCATGCAGCGGCATTGTTCGGCTCGATCTCAAGGACTTTGTCATACTGGGCCATTGCACCGTTGTAATCTCCGTTCATATAGAGTGCAAATCCCTTCATGTTAAGGGCTTTTGTATCTGCAGGATTACTTGTAAGTATGCTGTCATAACATTTGATAGCATTTCCATAAAGACCATTGTTTTCATATGCTTCCGCTAGTTTGTATAAAGCAGCAGAATCATTGATATTTATGGAAAGTATCAGATCATAGGATCTGATGGCATCCTCAGCCTTTCCAGCTTTTTCGAATGCTATTGCTTGTGCAAATATTATTTCTACGTTCTGGGGGTCGGTGTCCAGCACTTTTTGATAGGATACTATTGCATCCTCGTAGTTCCCAAATTTGTAGGATGTTTCACCCTGATAGTACCAGCCTTCAAGGTTTTCGGGTTCCAATTTCAGAAGTTCATCATAATATGCCAATGAATCTTCATAAAGCTCAAGGTTTTCGTATGAACGTGCTATCATGAACAATACAGTTGTATCCTGTGGTTCGATCCTCAGAACATTTTCATAGCACTCAATTGCATGATAATAGTCTCTTATGTTGTCATAATCCTGTCCGAGATAGAACCATGCATCGCGGTTGTCAGCATCCAGTTCTGTTGCTATCCTGTAATTATCAATGGCTTCGATATGTCTTTTCAGCATATCGAATGCTCTTCCTCTCATAAGCCAGATGTTGCTGGTATTTGGATCTATCAGGACCGCTTTATTGTATGAGCTTAAGGCGGCCGAATATTCTCCTGTATTCAATAGTGCATTTCCCTGTGCGAACCATGCATCTTCGGCATGAGGTTCAACACCTATCAGATCGATCTCAGATGTGGTAATATCATTAGATGCAATATCATGGTAGTAACCATTTTCCAGATCAACGACCTGGAACATTTCAAACAGGTCCGGTCCGACAAAAGAGCCACTGACTGTAGGAATACTTGACGAACGGTTTATCCTTTCCATTTTGCTGAGAGTTACCTGCATCTGGGTGTTTACAGCTTTGTTTGCCGGTTCAAATGTCAGAGCGGTCTGATAGCAGTCAACAGCTTCATGATATCGGCCAAGTTTGTTCAGTATCCTTCCTTTCCTGTAATATGCATCGACAAAATCAGGTTTATGTTCGATGACCGCATCATAAGCGTTGATGGCTTCATCATATTTCCCAAGATGATCAAGGTCAAGCGCAAGTGAATACCATGCCAGGGTGAACTCAGGTTCGCGGTCAACAGCTTTCCTGTAACAGGTTACAGCTTCGTTATACCTGCTGAGTTTGTCAAGGTCAAAACCCTTCCGATACCAGGCATCTGAGCATGAAGAATCTTCTTTCAGGGCTGCTGTATAGCATTCTACAGCCTCGGTGTGCCTGTCCATCTCATCAAGGGCCAGAGCTTTGTTGTACCAGACAGTAGGGTGGTTCGTTTCAAGTTCAAGTGCTTTGTCAAGGCTTGCTACAGCATTACCATATTGTCCCTGTTTCAGGTAGATCGTACCCTTATCGAACCATATTTTTGTGGATTCAATGCTGAAATCAGGGGACTGGTCGTAGCAGTTCTCCTCGCTGCTAACATTCAATCGTTTAATTGCAGGATCCTGCAGGTATATCTTTGCAATGGTATCGGGATTGACACCTAAAGCCTTATCATAGCTAATTAGTGCTTCATCATACCTTCCAAGAAGATCAAGTACGATTCCTTTTCTTTGCCATGCATTTGTATTGTCAGGGTCTAAACTGATGACCTGTCCATAACTTGTCAGTGCTTCCTGATATTTTTCGGTTGATTCGAATGCTTCACCAAGTTTGAGCCATGCATCGATATTGTAAGGGTCAAGTTCAGTGACTTTTTGATAGGCTACTGTTGCTGATCCAGTATCACCAAGTTTCTCATAGGCCTGTGCTTTGCTCCACCATACATCGATGTTCTGGGAATCGAACTCAATCACCACATCATATGCTTCGATCGCTTTTTCGTATTCTTCAAGGCTATTATATGCATGACCTTTGTGATACCATATGGTAATGTTGTCCGGATCGATCTTCAAGGCTTCGTCATAGAGTTCAATAGCTCCTGCAGTCTTGCCTTCTTCTACGGATTTTGTAGCTTCTTTATAGATGTAGGATGATCGTTCCAGTTGCAGTTCAAGGAAGCTTTCGTAGATTTTCATTGCTTCATCATGTCTGCCAGTATTGTCCAATGCCTGTGCTTTGTGGTAAAGTACGATAGCTTCTTCTGAGCTTATATCTTCTATCTCAGATTCTGGCATCTCAGGATCGATGCTACTGGAATTGTTCGGACCTCCAGCTCCACTCAGGTATTTTTCAATGGAAACAAGTGCCTGGTCGTACATTAAAATGGCAGATTCGTAGTCACCTTTTTTCGAGAATGCCATCCCCTTTTTAGTAAGTGTCATTACATCATCAGGCTGGATCCCAAGTAACAGGTCATACTGTTCTATTGCTTTATCGTACTCACCAAGCAGGTAATATACTGATGCTTTATTGTCAAGAGTTTCAATATACTCAGGATCCAGATCAAGGACCATGTCGTATTTTGCCAATGCCTCTTCATAGCTGCCGTTTAATGCAAATACGGTTCCTTCTTCATTAAGTTTCATAGCCTCAAAGTTCAGACCCTGGGCTGAAAAGCCAAATCCTGAGATCAGTAGGATAATAAGTAACAAGCTTAAAATGGATTTTTTTACCACCATATTTTAACCCATCGAATGAATTTTTTCTAGAAATAAGTTGAATTTCCGTGTACAGAAATTTTAGTAGCGTATTTTATAGCGTCATTGCTGTCATTATCTGTAAGTAATATCCCTCTGTTTTTTTCATCTTGTTATTATACTTCTAAAGTATTACTTATATCAGAGCTATTTATTGCCTTTAATAGTAACAAAAGAATAGCCCCAATACAAATAAAGTTTTCCATCAATCAGATTTCCTTTACTTGATTTATATATTCACTTATTCATCCGTTCCTTCAAAGATCTCTTCATACGCATCTGTCCAGTGCAACTGTGAACCAGCTGCAATGAACATGGCTACTGATATTGCTTCTGCGATCTCTTCCTCTGTTGCACCATTCTCTTTTGCCCTTTCAGAGTGGATCTTTACACATTTTTCACATCTCATCAGGACAGCTGATGAGACTGCAATAAGCTCTTTCACTTTAACATCAAGTGAGTTTGTCCTGAATATTGCTGAACGCATGTCCCCAAATGCTTTAGCTGCTTCCGGTAAATTTTCATCTAAAAATGTCATTCTTTATCTCCATCATTATTTTGTTTAATTCAATTGCATTATCATTTATTAGAAGAACGCTTAATTCCATAGACAAGCCACACATATCCCTTTTGCAGTTTCTCACATTTGAGCAGTTCCAGTTCGATATGCTTCATCTTCCCGATATTCGCGAACAGGCTTTCAGTCTCTCCTCCTGTTAAAAAGGGCAGTACTATCAGGCTTATCTCATCCACAAGTCCCTGTTCGAGCAAGGCTCCGTTAAGGCTGCTTCCACTATCGACCATAACTGTTCCGGCCTCATATCTGTCAGCCAGCAGTCTAAGCGCTTCTTTAAGGTCAGCGTGTTTTTCACCTGTTACGATGAAGTCGTAATCCCTATCTTTAAGGTATTGCAGATAATCCTCTGGCGTTGATGCTGATACAAGCACCACAACATCACGACACATCTCGAATCTCCGGAACACATGCAATGACCCTTTAAGGATACCTTTCGAGTCAACGATTGCCCATATAGGGATCGTTTCATCTCTTTCCTGCTTTCTAAGGTCATCTTCCTCTTCCGGTGGAAGACCGCCGAACATTTCGATCCCGATCTTTGCAGTGTTCGCTCCGACCAGGTGAATGTCTTCTCCAAAGTTTGAAGCTGTTCCATAATGGAGTTCCATATCGACCTCGATGTCCCTGAATGAACCATCAAGTGTAATGGAATTATGCATTATTACCTTTGGCTTTCTCATGTAACCCCCAGACTTATATTGTTATCTTCAATAAAAAGAGTTGCCGTTGTTCAGGGAAAAACACCTATGTTCTTCACAGTCCAAAATCCGCAAGAAATGCTACGAAATCCTCATACTTGTCCAGGAAGTTCCTTCCCTTATCGGTAAGTGAATATATCTTACGCTTCTCCTTGTATGGGATAGCTACGATGAGACCTTTTGCTTCAAGGTCTCCCACATATTCATCGAACATCTGGAAGGAAAGGTTCGACAACCTCTGGAGTTTTGTAGGACTGATGGTATTATTGGACTCGCGGATAACCTTGAGTATATCCCTTATGATCTCCAGACGGCTTCTTTTCTGGAAAGGTTTCATATTGTTAGAATGCGAGTCCATTTTCGAATTCCCTTAAGGATAATAAAATAGGCTATGATCGTAAGTCCGTTTATGATAATTCCTGCGGTTGTGTCTTCCGATACAAGATCACTGAACGTTCCCAGGAAGTTAAGTGTAAATAAAATTATGAGACCCAGATAGTAAGGATGTTTTATTGAACCTATCCTTCCGGAAGATCTTATATTAGTTCTTATTAACAGGAGTATCAGTATAAATATTATTCCTTTGTACATAATTGTACTGGCGATTCCGTAAGACTCAGAGATCACTCCGTATGCTATGGCATCAATCAGTACGAAGGTCATCAAAAAGACGAAAAATAGCATCTTATACTTTCTTTTCGAAGAGATGTTGTCAAAAAGCCTCCATGTTATGGTGTAAAGCAGTTCACCCTTTGCCACCCAGAAAGAGATACCTGCCAGAAACAATGCAGGGATCCCGATCACAATGAAGAACAGTATTCCTGCTTCAAGTGACAGTTTTGCAATTGCCATTGATAGTATTACCATCAGGATCGCAAGATTTCCTACCCCGAACAAGAAGAAAGCGTTCTTGAAATGCTTCAGTCCCTCATACTGGCTGATCGAATAAAGTCTGGCAATGTCGAGGTAGATCATCAATGCAAGAATTGCCATGACTGGATATGCAATAAGGTCTGGTATTACATCCGATAGTGTATACATGGATGTCATTTCTGTTGACATCTCCAGTATCTTCGGTGTTAGTATTGCATCAATAGCATCAATTGCCATGGCCGGTCCTATGTGGGAAATGGTATATAAAAAAAATGTAGTTGAACTATATTTTTCAACTATATTTCTTAACTACTTCTCGTTTTTATAGATGTCAGTATTTACAACGATCTATGTCAGAACCACTGATCGCTTTCAGGGACGTCTGGAAGACCTACCAGATGGGTGAGGTGCAGGTAAATGCCCTCCGGAACGTGAACGTATCCATAGACCAGGGGGAATTTGCAGCCATCATTGGTCCCTCAGGTAGTGGAAAATCCACAATGATGAACCTTGTGGGGTGTCTTGATGTCCCATCCGATGGTGAGATCTTCCTCAGGTCAAAGAATATATCCGAAATGACCGAATCGGACCTTTCCACACTCAGGGGAAAGACCATCGGATTCGTATTTCAGCAGTATAACCTGATCCCCGGAATGACAGCTCTTGAGAACGTTCTCCTTCCCCTTGAGATCCAGGAAGTTGAAGACGGTATTGCCATGGAAAGGGCAAAGGAAGCCCTTGAGATGGTCGGCCTGTCAGACAAGCTGAACAACAGGCCCAACCAGCTTTCGGGTGGGCAGCAGCAACGTGTCTCCATAGCCAGATCGCTGGCATGTGACCCTGAGCTTATTCTTGCAGATGAACCAACCGGTGCACTGGACAGTAAGACAGGGCGTGAGGTGATGAACATTCTTC encodes the following:
- a CDS encoding DNA polymerase ligase N-terminal domain-containing protein, with the protein product MTDKDEEKDTLIFVIQKHHAKNLHYDLRLEMDGVLKSWAIPKEPPTVEGIKRLAIQVNDHDIDYADFEGTIPEGSYGAGKVEIWDRGTFEPESVKEKKIVFSLSGEKMKGEFVLVKTNFGKYGNDWLFFKKKE
- a CDS encoding tetratricopeptide repeat protein; its protein translation is MLLIILLISGFGFSAQGLNFEAMKLNEEGTVFALNGSYEEALAKYDMVLDLDPEYIETLDNKASVYYLLGEYDKAIEQYDLLLGIQPDDVMTLTKKGMAFSKKGDYESAILMYDQALVSIEKYLSGAGGPNNSSSIDPEMPESEIEDISSEEAIVLYHKAQALDNTGRHDEAMKIYESFLELQLERSSYIYKEATKSVEEGKTAGAIELYDEALKIDPDNITIWYHKGHAYNSLEEYEKAIEAYDVVIEFDSQNIDVWWSKAQAYEKLGDTGSATVAYQKVTELDPYNIDAWLKLGEAFESTEKYQEALTSYGQVISLDPDNTNAWQRKGIVLDLLGRYDEALISYDKALGVNPDTIAKIYLQDPAIKRLNVSSEENCYDQSPDFSIESTKIWFDKGTIYLKQGQYGNAVASLDKALELETNHPTVWYNKALALDEMDRHTEAVECYTAALKEDSSCSDAWYRKGFDLDKLSRYNEAVTCYRKAVDREPEFTLAWYSLALDLDHLGKYDEAINAYDAVIEHKPDFVDAYYRKGRILNKLGRYHEAVDCYQTALTFEPANKAVNTQMQVTLSKMERINRSSSIPTVSGSFVGPDLFEMFQVVDLENGYYHDIASNDITTSEIDLIGVEPHAEDAWFAQGNALLNTGEYSAALSSYNKAVLIDPNTSNIWLMRGRAFDMLKRHIEAIDNYRIATELDADNRDAWFYLGQDYDNIRDYYHAIECYENVLRIEPQDTTVLFMIARSYENLELYEDSLAYYDELLKLEPENLEGWYYQGETSYKFGNYEDAIVSYQKVLDTDPQNVEIIFAQAIAFEKAGKAEDAIRSYDLILSININDSAALYKLAEAYENNGLYGNAIKCYDSILTSNPADTKALNMKGFALYMNGDYNGAMAQYDKVLEIEPNNAAAWYNKGTAAYLKSSHVASMDYYAKALEAQPLSITAWYNMGFIANVLGDVEGAIGYYEKALQINPASKSVLYNKRFAHYRVGESVSAETEKNKLDAIDPAFEEALDGRGTNFYLPQEYDPIINYKLPDRWYDDTETNTISTNSE
- a CDS encoding RibD family protein, whose product is MRKPKVIMHNSITLDGSFRDIEVDMELHYGTASNFGEDIHLVGANTAKIGIEMFGGLPPEEEDDLRKQERDETIPIWAIVDSKGILKGSLHVFRRFEMCRDVVVLVSASTPEDYLQYLKDRDYDFIVTGEKHADLKEALRLLADRYEAGTVMVDSGSSLNGALLEQGLVDEISLIVLPFLTGGETESLFANIGKMKHIELELLKCEKLQKGYVWLVYGIKRSSNK
- a CDS encoding ABC transporter ATP-binding protein, with the translated sequence MSEPLIAFRDVWKTYQMGEVQVNALRNVNVSIDQGEFAAIIGPSGSGKSTMMNLVGCLDVPSDGEIFLRSKNISEMTESDLSTLRGKTIGFVFQQYNLIPGMTALENVLLPLEIQEVEDGIAMERAKEALEMVGLSDKLNNRPNQLSGGQQQRVSIARSLACDPELILADEPTGALDSKTGREVMNILQRLWKEKGKTVVMVTHDMNLAQYAERHIVLKDGQIVRDEPNDNFSADGSQTIFDYHNI
- a CDS encoding carboxymuconolactone decarboxylase family protein; the encoded protein is MTFLDENLPEAAKAFGDMRSAIFRTNSLDVKVKELIAVSSAVLMRCEKCVKIHSERAKENGATEEEIAEAISVAMFIAAGSQLHWTDAYEEIFEGTDE
- a CDS encoding ATP-binding protein; protein product: MAYQQSIEITKNYANYFDGNARKNQAITTTISTAMSNYDSADRGEVNDMLKGILLENPQLIGVYVAYEPNAFDGRDADFIGTEGHDGTGRFLPFWNTINGPISVEPLEDYETSEYYQLPKELQQTVVIEPYFYRGILMVSYVSPIMRNGEFVGIGGVDVSLEYFDDIMSNVTAFESGYTFVTSNSGILLSHPEHKEWIGTKKLDDFGVAEISEMATDIRGGKRGYIETTDPDTGREVVMFYEPINGGTYSFVLCAPKDEMLAGVTVLRNRLIFMSLFSIVLVGGVAYMVGRSTDQTIKKMLNDFRLISDNALTGNFDTRADTNVQVDFKKIPVGLNQILDNMGKLTKENEKAMDALLHAKIEAENADRTKADFISNMSHELRTPLTLIIGFSDILDSEHYGALNEDQKKYTSSVLKNANHLLELITDLLDFSNVEVGTMELHIKDFSAADTIDEIEALIMPIASEKDIDISFDIDMEVPDMKADVIKFKQILYHLVNNAIKFTDNGGSVIIGGKISDDSVHISIKDTGIGISPEDQDKLFKPFYQVDASSTREYGGTGLGLALVRKFVEMHGGEVWVESELGEGSTFTFTVPTGQMADEQ
- a CDS encoding winged helix-turn-helix domain-containing protein; translated protein: MDSHSNNMKPFQKRSRLEIIRDILKVIRESNNTISPTKLQRLSNLSFQMFDEYVGDLEAKGLIVAIPYKEKRKIYSLTDKGRNFLDKYEDFVAFLADFGL
- a CDS encoding diaminopimelate decarboxylase — its product is MVSKTLPFTKEQILEIKEQYPTPFHVYDEKAIRENARKLKDAFSILEGFQEFFAVKALPNPYILKVLKSEGFGADCSSLPELILSEKSGIVGENIMFSSNDTPAEEFVKAKELGAIINLDDISHIEFLEETAGLPELVCFRFNPGPLKGGNVFIGNPEDAKYGFTKEQLFEGYRMLKEKGVKRFGLHTMVASNELDPEYFVETAKLLFETIVEISKELDIRFDFVNLGGGIGIPYKPEDEPVPYDVIAKGVKEQYDAMIKANGLDPLKIYLECGRTITGPYGYLVTEVRHLKHIYKDYVGTDACMANLMRPGLYGAYHHITVLGKEDQPATTKYDVTGSLCENNDKFAIDRMLPEVERGDILAIHDTGAHGHAMGFNYNGKLRSAELLLREDGSFVRIRRAETIEDHFVTLDLEGLGDFS